A genomic stretch from Deltaproteobacteria bacterium includes:
- a CDS encoding propionyl-CoA synthetase, with product MANQYEEAYKRSIEDREGFWGQIAEDCYWYKKWDRVLDDSDRPFYHWFQGGELNTCYNALDCHVENGRGDQLALIHDSPVTNTIKKYTYKELTDEVARFAGVLAAQGVVKGDRVLIYMPMIPEAVIAMLACARLGAVHSVVFGGFAPKELATRITDAKPKVIVSASCGIEFSRIVSYKPMLDEAIDMVDTKPHHCIILQRPQETAWMMAGRDLDWNDAMASAKPHDCVPVLATDPLYILYTSGTTAQPKGVVRDNGGHLVSLKWSMKAIYNVDPGDVYWAASDVGWVVGHSYIVYAPLFQGCTTVLFEGKPVRTPDAGVFWRVISEHKVKCMFTAPTAFRAIKREDPKAEFMKKYDLSCFKALFLAGERSDPDTLNWAESNLGVPVIDHWWQTETGWAITANCMGLHHFPVKYGSATKPAPGWDLKVVDAECNPLPAGEIGALVVKLPLPPGTLPTLWRNDEAYKTAYMEEFPGYYKTADAGYMDDESYVYVMSRTDDIINVAGHRLSTGAMEEVLADHADVAECAVFGVEDPLKGQIPIGLVVLNAGVDRGKDEIVKEAIQMVRERIGPVAAFKTATVVKRLPKTRSGKILRGTMQKIADNKEYKVPATIDDPATLEEIDEALISIGYSMARDKWSS from the coding sequence ATGGCGAATCAGTACGAGGAAGCTTACAAGAGATCCATTGAAGATCGAGAAGGTTTTTGGGGGCAAATCGCTGAGGACTGCTACTGGTACAAGAAGTGGGACAGGGTCCTGGATGATTCTGATAGACCGTTTTATCACTGGTTTCAAGGAGGTGAACTCAATACATGTTATAATGCCCTGGATTGCCATGTTGAAAACGGCAGGGGGGACCAGCTTGCCCTGATTCATGACAGCCCGGTCACGAATACGATCAAGAAATACACCTATAAGGAGTTGACGGACGAAGTCGCCAGGTTTGCCGGGGTGCTTGCTGCACAAGGCGTGGTAAAGGGAGACAGGGTACTCATTTACATGCCCATGATACCTGAAGCCGTGATCGCGATGCTTGCCTGTGCTCGTCTGGGTGCGGTGCATTCGGTGGTATTCGGCGGATTTGCACCCAAAGAGTTGGCTACCCGCATAACAGATGCAAAACCAAAGGTCATTGTTTCAGCCTCCTGTGGCATAGAGTTTAGTCGTATTGTCTCCTACAAACCGATGCTGGACGAGGCCATCGACATGGTGGACACGAAACCCCATCACTGCATTATTCTTCAGCGGCCCCAGGAGACTGCCTGGATGATGGCGGGTCGTGATCTGGATTGGAATGATGCCATGGCGAGTGCCAAACCCCATGACTGTGTTCCAGTGCTGGCCACAGATCCTTTGTACATCCTGTACACTTCAGGAACTACAGCCCAGCCCAAGGGCGTTGTGCGTGACAACGGGGGGCACCTGGTCTCTCTGAAATGGAGCATGAAGGCCATCTACAATGTGGATCCAGGTGATGTTTACTGGGCAGCCTCTGACGTCGGCTGGGTAGTGGGTCACTCCTACATTGTGTATGCCCCGCTGTTTCAGGGGTGCACCACGGTCCTGTTTGAAGGAAAGCCTGTGCGTACCCCGGATGCCGGCGTGTTCTGGCGGGTCATTTCCGAGCACAAGGTGAAATGCATGTTCACCGCACCCACGGCCTTCCGTGCTATCAAGCGGGAGGATCCCAAAGCTGAGTTCATGAAGAAATACGATTTGTCTTGTTTCAAGGCCCTTTTCCTTGCAGGTGAACGATCTGACCCGGACACTCTGAACTGGGCGGAAAGCAATCTCGGCGTGCCGGTGATTGACCACTGGTGGCAGACTGAAACCGGATGGGCCATTACTGCCAATTGCATGGGACTGCACCATTTTCCGGTCAAGTACGGTTCTGCTACAAAACCTGCGCCTGGATGGGATCTTAAGGTCGTAGATGCAGAATGCAACCCGCTTCCGGCAGGTGAAATAGGCGCTCTGGTTGTGAAACTCCCCCTGCCGCCAGGCACCTTACCGACGCTTTGGCGCAATGATGAGGCATACAAGACCGCTTACATGGAGGAGTTTCCAGGTTACTATAAGACGGCTGATGCAGGCTATATGGATGATGAGAGTTATGTCTATGTCATGTCCCGCACCGATGATATCATCAATGTGGCCGGACACAGGCTATCTACGGGGGCCATGGAGGAGGTGCTCGCAGATCATGCTGATGTGGCAGAATGTGCTGTCTTCGGTGTGGAGGACCCGTTAAAGGGTCAGATACCGATCGGACTTGTGGTGCTAAACGCAGGTGTGGATCGCGGCAAGGATGAAATTGTTAAAGAAGCCATTCAGATGGTCCGTGAAAGGATCGGTCCTGTTGCGGCATTTAAGACTGCCACAGTGGTCAAACGCCTGCCCAAAACCCGGTCTGGTAAGATTCTTCGCGGCACCATGCAAAAGATTGCTGACAACAAGGAGTATAAGGTGCCGGCAACTATCGATGATCCTGCCACTCTCGAAGAGATCGATGAAGCGCTTATTTCGATCGGTTACTCCATGGCACGAGATAAGTGGAGTTCTTGA
- a CDS encoding GNAT family N-acetyltransferase translates to MKSNPDQYEISTITKGGLEVFIRPIRADDTPLLEALFDALSPKSVYFRFFMRIKRPSKEMLAKLMEIDHGRDAVLIATEQKEGRERILGVFRLMCYPDRKEGEFSLLVGDPWQGKGVGAKLLEHGLSIAKKRGMESVFGMALPENKTMLALARKRGFAITWDSDVCAYEMTINLTRINRN, encoded by the coding sequence GTGAAAAGCAACCCTGACCAATATGAGATATCCACGATCACAAAAGGTGGACTAGAGGTCTTCATCCGCCCCATAAGGGCCGACGATACACCACTTCTGGAAGCCTTGTTCGACGCTTTATCTCCCAAAAGCGTGTATTTCCGGTTCTTTATGAGAATAAAGAGGCCGTCAAAGGAGATGTTGGCCAAGCTAATGGAAATTGATCACGGTCGGGATGCAGTCCTGATTGCGACCGAACAAAAGGAAGGACGAGAACGAATCTTGGGCGTATTCAGGCTGATGTGCTATCCTGACCGCAAGGAAGGGGAGTTCTCTCTGCTGGTTGGAGATCCTTGGCAAGGAAAAGGAGTCGGGGCTAAATTGCTTGAACACGGTCTTTCCATTGCCAAAAAGCGCGGAATGGAATCGGTTTTCGGTATGGCCCTGCCTGAAAACAAAACCATGCTTGCCCTTGCCCGCAAGAGAGGTTTCGCCATCACGTGGGACTCTGACGTCTGTGCATACGAGATGACAATAAACCTAACTCGGATAAACCGGAATTGA